The genomic interval GGCTTTGACCTGCAAGAGCGTTCCTACCGAAACACCGAGGCCATCTACAACAAGCCGCAGCGCTCTGCCAACCACCCGTTCAAAATCGCGGTCCGTCTTTAAGGGGCGCGTCAAGCCCGGAGATGAAACTTCGAGCAGGTATGTGCCATCAATCGGATCTCGCGTATCCAATATATCTGCAATATCCCGACTGAGTGCAGCACATTCCCCAACTGTAATCCCATCGGGACGATCGACGAAGATGCGTACGATTTTTCGTCTATGATCGCCAGAGACAGCCAACTCAACCAACTCGACATCCCGACGATTGAGGAACGGAAGAATCAGATGGGCCAGGGTGTCTTCGATAAGCATTGAATAACTCAAAACTGCCACTTTACCGCGCGTTGTGGAGTATCGCTAGATATGCTGCACGTGCAGCTGTTGCCTTAATCGGGCTGATAGTTCTAACTATACCCCATATACCCAAAAGAGTGGGCAGAAGCCCACTCTATAATCAGAATTTAAATATAAGAAACTATATAGAATAACGCAAGATTTATTTCCCGGCATCAGAT from Gemmatimonadota bacterium carries:
- a CDS encoding ribosome maturation factor RimP, producing MLIEDTLAHLILPFLNRRDVELVELAVSGDHRRKIVRIFVDRPDGITVGECAALSRDIADILDTRDPIDGTYLLEVSSPGLTRPLKTDRDFERVVGRALRLVVDGLGVSVGTLLQVKADHLDVELQGKRTTIERAKIQKATVHFEL